aaaaaattttagtggtcaaaattaaattgtaatttttaggaTAGTAAAGGtactattttactattttaatggcctatatttttaaaaatttaaaatgactaaattaaaattttatcatttttaggggttaaagtgtaattttatctttattattttaaaattaaaaaaaattttaaagggcgtaaataaaaaaaattccattttagGGGGCCGAGGCCCTTGCTAGCCCCCTAGTTACGCCCCTAGGTGTAATATCATGTCAAAATTGctatttttacatattactcaTAAAACATCAGTTAATAGATTTAACGGTTGTTATTGTAATAAGACTGAAATttcgaaattcaaaaaacatAACAATTAAGAATAATACTGATGGAAAACATGGATTAAATCTACAAATTTACGCATAATAGAGGACTAATAGCGAATTTAGCTTAACAGATTTAATTGTTCTTTGTTTGGTCAcgactaaaattgaccaattcaaaaatgtatggattgaaattgattaaattaaagtatatatactaaatccacaacttacaTAAAGTATAAGgtctaatagcaaaatttgaaagaaaaaaatatgcctagattcatttaaaaaataaaaatttaaaggtattaatgtcttttaataattttatatgtttttaaattaaatattttaagaaaaactataaaaatgtttttaaattaaaggtatcacaaattaaatatttttaaattaaaggtatttaacgtcttttaagaaaaaaatataaaaatagataaattaattttaatattgtttataaattataaactaatattatttttagatatttctTTGGGACAAATTGTATGTTACTTATTATATCTTTGTCATAATATATCCCACGTTTTGTGATCATCCCGGGCCCACTATCCTAGGCCAAAATGACCGGAACATTCggtaaaaaagataaaaaagtacataaCGACTCACCTCCACGTGTCTATCTTATCCGTTACCCCACCTTCCCCTCACTCTTTACCCTTTATTGCATCAGTGCAACCTCTATAAATTCCTCGATCTCCATTTCAACTATTTTCCAGAAATTTCCCAAATTCCAGAAACCCTAATTTCCTCTCGATAATCCCTTTAAATCAAGCGTTTTCAATGGCTACTAATCTTCTCACTTTTCGTCCCGCCGGAATTTACGCCAGTGCTATTCCCGGTCATACAAAACAGGACCCGAACCGCCGGAAGAGTAATCCGTCGCCTTCTTCCACGAACTGGTGGGGACCGCTGTTTGGAATGTCATCAGAGCCCGACTATTTCGACTCCGATAACAAAACCGATTtcaaagagaaaagagaagtcGAACCGGGAACGGATACGGCACAAAAGTCGATTAGATCGAAGTTTTCTCCGGGAAGCTTCACGGAGGAGAAGGCAAGGCAACTCCGTATGATGACTACGAACACGTCATCGTTTCACGACGCTATGTACCATTCAGCTATCGCTTCTAGACTCGCCTCCGATTTCAAGGATTGTTCCGATCTATGAATCGCCGGTGATGCGGTACTATATTTGAATCTTTCAATCTTTTTTCAAAAGTTAGAAAATATAGTATTGTTAATGTCAATGTAAGATAGTGatggccaaaaaaaaaaatgtaataatcaAATGttgatgtatataaaataatttttcaaatatttattttattagcaCTTGAAAgttgattttaactttaaattaaaGTTGTTAATGTCATGTTTTATCTTGTTTCGATTCCGCCGTTGATTGACTAGTTTTAGCTTAGATTgattatttaaacatttaagGAATATACTGGAATTCTCCAAGTTGACGAATATACTGTATCAGAAAATCTTAAAAGAGGAATATGCTTAATTGAGATTATATTGATTTGCTAATCAAGTGATCTAGTATCTgtattatacattttaaatattgttatcaaataataattgttCGTACAGGATTATGTGCTAATTTATGTTATTAGATATTGGTAAGATTTTTCTAAGATTTTGAGTTTGAGTCAATCTTAATAATCTTGTTAGGATAGAATTATTCTGTATGGATAAATTCAAGTCATGTCATAGATTCTTTATCCGTTTCTAaggttttttttcaaattattcttttaagactattaaatatttgaatttgggaGTAGattaatcataaatttatcaCGTATTTGTGCATTTTATCATGTTACaatcatattaaataaattgaatagaaaattcAACTATTTTAAAGATGGTCAAATTTATctgatttaattgatttaattaaataaattaattaaaattcaatttaacctCTTGGATCCATACTTTTTAACTAATTTCTTGTccgacaaaattaaaacaattaggAGAACTTTACGTCGTCAGCCTAATTATTCAcctcttttaaattattgttggATCTTCACAGAACGAAAGAGAGTGATGGCATCAATAGAATCTAACTCTTGAACATTGAGATACTAGCTTGCTCTTTAATATATTCATatcatatttatgttttttagaccatattttaattacttttatctGGTGTTCAGATTGTATACCTTTATCATGTATAATATTATTTGCAAAGTGGATGTAGACTCATTTATGGGTTGGGTTGGAAAGATCTACTCGAAAAGTGCAAgagtttaagtaaaaatataagtctAAAAATGAgcttaagtaaaaaaataagtcTCGTTTAGAAAACAGGTCGGGGCTCAGGGAAGGCCTTTTTGGCCTCTAGCATAGCTCAGCCTGGTCTGGCCcgatttcacaaaaataaaaacaaaaaatactgtttttttattattttgttgttattttctctctattttgttaacatttcactattatgttgctactattttattgttattgtttggatgttgtaaaactcttattttattgttaattttattactatttcttatttaagtacacttttttaatttgttggaaatatttattttaatatttttagtatttttgatgtattacatattttttaaaattttaatataggtAAGCCGAGCCCGGGTTTCAACATTTTTATTCAGGTCGAGTTTACGCAAAATTTTAAGTCTATTTTTTAGATTGAATTGGACTCGAACTTAGTAAACGTatctaaaattttggttgaatcCATTCTGGTCCAGCCCATAAACATATCTAATTGTACATAGGTATGATAGTATTAGGAGgatagttattaaattaaaaacgtGGTCATAAAGAAAGCAAAAGCAGACGCTAAGGGAAGTGAAGTGTTGTGAAACTGTGGTCCAAGACCACCGCAGGCAGCCACTCGTTTTCTGTTTCCTATGTCCCGTTAAATCCAAGCAACCGACAACTTAAAAGACATATGCATAAATTCTAAGATACAAATGGGTGTAagtattatttgaaagtttttatttaagttattagattgttaaatttttttttttgtctatatCGTCTGCACCAACTGAAGAAGATAGTCTAggtttttttaatgaaacaattttaaattgttatgaatttgcaaattcaaatccaaataacTTTTTTCTCTAATCATCAACACTAACCGTCGGGTCGatttggatctaaggtatgttatTCTACTCATCGATGAGTATTGATCTATTGTATTGATCGTCGAATAATCACTTAGAGCTCGCTAGcaagatttattttaaaaaaaaacttagcaatgtagtgacttaaataaaatatttcgaAAAGTTTAGTGACTTGAATGAAAGTTTTTGAAtgattcaataataattttataatttttttaattaagtgatcaaaacataaatttattaataacttGGTTATAGtatacacattttattttagttggAATGAGACATGGAGATAAGCAATCAATGAAGAAGGCTAATTAGTGGGCAAAGGAAAGATGAGGACATGAGTTTTACTTTAGTTGGCCTAAAAGTGGGGATTGTATTGTGcaccaaataaataatataatgctaatattaaataaaaacaaacatattttgttaactttttttaaaaataatatgtaagcGTAATCTGATTTGGACAAAATTTAAGCTCATGTTTCTAACATAGGTAATTGTGTATTATATTGTTATCATGTATGATCCCGCGTGCAAATCAAAAATAGTATTGGGTTTAGCTTATTAAGGGAAGACTTGGTTTGggatcaaatatattttatacttgtttaaGTTTGGTTGGTCtgaaatataagtttaaaatttcacttaaattaaGTCCATTTTAAGTCGTccaaattctttttatttttaaaaagttatattatttgttaacatttaataattttatatactttttcatttattaaaaaatttatatataagcatcttaacaaattttttatattatagcattgtatattattatataattagtttttatgtgttataaattatataatttataaagaaataacataatatattataaatatagaaaacaaGTCGGATGGATTAAGTTTGGGCCTTGAATATTCATGAATATTCAAGTTCAAGCTTGatccatattttaaatacacttatttttttattgaagtttatttttaatctaatcttTTGTCTAAACCATCACAAATTTCGAGCAAACCTTTAGACTTTAATAAATAGCTTGAACATGAACAGGTTTATTTGAGACAAAATAAACCATAATTAAATCTATGAAAAGATTGGATTGTTTAGTTGATTCAGTAAACCTCCAAGTATAAagcataattcatattttttattcatatctaaataaatattaaataaaattatataaatcaaTAAGTGTTGGATATAACGATAAGACACGTTACATTCTCAAGTGTTGTATTTAATAAATCGTTGatagtttttatttcattgattttttttaaaatttaatttcactaagtaaaagataGAACCCAAATGGATGGGCTTGAGTAAACATACCATATATACTAATATAGATGATTACTCATTGTATATGATATTGATTTACCCTACTATGCTTTCCTTTGTATTCCAAACAAGTATGGACATGGTGAAGAATTAGAGGGGCTACCCCTCAAAACTACTCCCTTACCCTGTCTCTTCTTTAAAAATAGTAGACGGGAAAAAGCAAATTGAAGCGGATTTCACTCTAATCAAGGTTAACACGTAATTCTATCACCAATTAAAAGACATCTCGATTTAGTAATATTTAGATCTCATTCAAAAATGTATCACaagttaattgattttttaaattttaaaattaacaaatttagtgaacttaatttaataaatttcgtTTTATCCGTGcatgtattataaattttagcaaaaatctTTCTAAGTGTTGTAGGTTTACTAGCGTATAAAAGGCTACCAATGGCACTAACAATGGTTGATGCCAAGAAATGACGACTCGACGTTTAACGTAAAAAATGTTCACATATAAAaggttcaattaattttttaaaaattaaaaaaaccaactaataattataaaataatttaaaatttttattaaacctCCGATAATTTTTCAAGTCAAATATTATGTTGATAGTTACATTAAGAGTGTAAATGAGACTTGGCGTTCGTAAGTTATCTGAGTTCGACTCTAAAAGAATTCGACTTTGATTCGATAATTATCAAGCTGAGCTCAAGCTCGAGCCAAATTCATGCTTAGTAATACTTGACTCGAATCACTCGTGACccttattgtaacaccccaaactcggtctaaacgttatgaccgaatctgacgatgtcacattgtaacacccttacccgtattcgacgctgaaatagggtacgaggcattactagaagacatacatttgcatacataTTAAACGagttgcaaaattttatccgaattaaaacttttaaattattaacatgcttttatcaagaaacatatcctcgaaatattatattcataacaaatagtgCCTACGAGACccaatatttactcatgtaattcaaagctttatttccatttcattcaattcacaatttctcatgttcacatcaaatcaatttctcaatccaatatatatatttcaatcatctaagaatataattcaagttacacgaacttaccaggctaaattgcagaaatacttaaattcagggacattttggtaattttatattttcctcaatttccacccaatcttgatataaattaatatttcattcaatttattaatttaaataataaaacaactcatttcatgcaatttggtcactttttgacattttacaaatttacccttaaaatattacttttattcaatttagtccctgaacctaaaacattcaaattagccatttttaatgaaaactcatgctagttgaataatcatatattttcctcctcctcctctccattccacatccttgttgtatataacatgtttatatgtaacattatctataattttactatttatttatttgttcattcaaagctgtccacttgagtcattgtcacaaaattatttatatcttgagctatgtaactccgaattgagatccgttaattttctctgaaactagactcacatatattcttaatataaaatttttagaatttttggtttagccaataagtacagttattctttaaagtcatccctattctgctgcCTGACAATTCTGACCCTTCTtcgctaaaaattaattatctcctcgtacaggattcggatgatgttctcgtttgtttctcttgaaaatagactcattaaggattttaaacatataaatataagcccataattatttttctccaatttttttataattttccaaagtcagaataggggaacccgaattcattctgacattgtctcgcataatttattatatctcatgatttacaatttcattacttacaccgtttattctatgagaaactagacttaataagatttaattaaatgttttttcatcctctaattttgattttcataatttatggtgatttttcaaagttagcctattgctgctgtccaaaactgttttagtgcaatatgtttattaccatgtttataacacccttattttctttctctacactatttctcatcactttcttttattttctattcactaacatatcaagaacataggaccatatataataaaaccctacattaacatcaatttcatactttttcaataatatcaaactcaaaaatatattgaaatcttgatgttcttaccttgtgctaatgatttcaatctttaacttgattttctctcttctccagcttctatttcttgaatctaacttgatattctatctccccatagtctccttattatttttctctttggaagctatggaaattcttttgatttctaagtgaaaatagtgatttttttggtaaaaggaccaaattgtaaagaaagcaaaattttttttcttctcttctcttctaacgttggatgcatgggaagaagatgaagattcatcatctttccttccatatatatatactaaatagaataataataaaataataaaatatcatttaaaaatcaaattaaaatattaataaactattaattaattaattaattaattaatctaaaatatcaccaataTCATAATTGCCTTctaaatttctctctcttctaactgaccattttaccctttataatctttaaaaattccatcctcgagtcatcacttaatttggtaaaattgtgatttagtccctaaaaatTATTCACCTTTTCAagttggtcctaattcatccattttccttagtttctagattattccacccttaaaatatttacactattggtccttcaacattttgtaattacactttaacccctcaaatttcgagtatttactcttgggcaacaaaaattttctcacttttgcgatttaatcctttcttgaattaatatgtcataatataattcccaatgttgccataactcaaaatttcccctttgtcactttatttccttattttactatcaaggatacttactttcttactgtagaaatttttggggtattacagtagtaattttcgggatattacacttattaaatttttcataattttatattattattaaatcacGTTATTGctctaatatatattattaaccctaAGTTTAATTATTGAGTCGAGTTTGAATATAAAAAGTAGTAAACGAACATAATCGAACTCGATTATATCTCGAACTTAAAGTAGACATATGATCAAGCTTAAGCTAAGTATCAAACTCAAGCTTGACAAGATTTCAGTTCGATTCAACTTGAATACACTCCTAAGCTACATCACCAATTTTTTTGCAATCAACTTAGGGCATTTTTTGATGGGCATTTACTTCTTTTTGTCTCACGAAACAATACTATTATAATATCTAATCTTATTGCTATCGTTTGTACTCTTAatatgacaaaaaaatatttgaattaagggttgaattaattacaattttcaattaaaactcaattattttataattttatattttaacatttaacattattttatattatcttttgagagaaaaaaaatcctaaaaacgaCAAAATACAAACAAGAGGAATTAGAATAGTGgggacaaaaagaaaaacaaaatttggccTTTGGAATTTGAAGACCAAAAGAAATCGAGATTTTCTTGGTATCTTTAAAGTCTTTCATAGTGTCTTCAGTCTTCGCATCCAGTCGACGTCAtccttgaaaaaaaaaggtgaactgcctaaaaccctaaaaccccttTTCGTTTTTGATCTGTCCTTTTCCCCACTTTCTTCATTTCttagaatttttgtttaatttttttgcagTTCAATCTACACTTCTTTGCAACCTATTGATCCTCGAAAACAGTTGACTTAAAGTTTCGTTATTGTTCCTTTTTTTGGggttcctttatttatttatttatttatgatttgcCATCTTAGGTTTTTGAATGAATACCATTATTTGGTTAGAGTTGAAGTTCCAGTCTTATGAAGGGTTTTGAAAGATATGTAATTTGGATTAGctagaaaaaaaagggattttctctttgattattttgttgtaATGTACCTGTTTTTTATTGGCAAGTTTTGATTTTGAGTTTAGTTAAATAACTTGGGCAGGTGCCTAGTTGTTTAAATCATAAGTATCATGTATCGATGTAGTGAAACTGAATTACATTGTGGAACTGGCTTTTGATTTTCGAATATAAATCTGGGTCTCTGTTCGTTGCAGGATAGTGTTGCCTTCTGCTCGTGTAATAGGCGGGGTTTGGTTAGTGCCGCTTTTCTGTGGATTACTATGAGCTTCACCGGTCCTTCGGTTGGCCCTGGTTAGTTTATCTGCTTCTTTCCCTCTTGCTATGGTgataaataatttctaaaatgagAGCTGACTAGCGAGCTTGCATTAAATATTGCGATTGTTTTTATGGCAATTGAAATGTAACACTTATAACTTAATGTAACAAATTTTAGGTGGTAGAACTGCTAGAAGGGCACTTGAGTTTGGAAGAACCTATGTGGTCAGGCCAAAAGGTAGGCACCAAGCTACCATAGTTTGGCTACATGGTCTTGGTGATAATGGTTCGAGGTATGATAAACTTTGCATTGCTTTCTAAGTTTCGTGTTTGTAGTTACTGGTTCTCTTTTGGTTGAACAAGTTTTAGATTATTTTCTCTATGGCCTCAtttgtttaactttttttctccTAGGAAAAGGAGACAATTGATAGTTCAGGTTCCTCATCACTcgttaattttcaattttttggatggagaaatattatgtatattatatgCATGTGGAGTTTATTTCTATTTGTTCCTTTCCCTCAACAGTTAAACAATCTTTCAAGGAAAATAGCAATTgcatgtgttttattattttccttttcatgaTTTTGGTAATGGCAACTCTTTTCACTACTTCCACTTTCCCTACAAGCTATGTTTCTTATGTGTTCCCTATCTTTGTGATCAATTGTTTCGGATATTAGACAAAAAATTGTTGATAGCTTTTCAAATATCTATTCATCcttgtttatatttttcatcttgTTTGACAGCTGGTCCCAGCTCCTGGAGACGCTCCCTCTTCCAAATGTAAGGATGACTGACTGTAGCCGAAGATGTTTACGAGAATATATTCTAATGATTAACCAATGaacttaattttcttgattacatcataatttccatgtttgTGATGATCCATCCTATGGTGCACAGATTAAATGGATATGTCCAACTGCGCCTACTCAACCAATAAGCATATTTGGTGGCTTTCCATCAACTGCTTGTAagtatattcttaaatttatgTAACGATGCAATCTCATATGATGGAAACTAAAtgcattaaatttattttcttaaacctTTTGATGATGTTTCATTGAATGCTAATCAAATTGTTGAATTCTAATGTGAAATACATCAGGGTTCAATGTCGGTGAGCTTTCAGAAGATGCTCCTGATGATATAGAGGGTTTGGATGCTGCTGCAGCACATGTTGCAAATTTGCTGGCAGCAGAGCCTGCTGACAGTATGTTTTCTATTGCTCCTTTTTATGAGGTTTTAttatgctaaattttttttcaggGGCATTATTTTCCCATTTCTCTTCCAAATATTTTGCTACCAATgcattatttttgtataatagTGAGAATGCATGGGACATAAAGTTTTACATCGTACAGCTGCCAATCTTTTGCTTTACATTCTGCAGGGtttatagtttttaagtttatttccTGTCATTTTTGGCTACTAAATgtgaatttctttttctatttttggtcaAGTAAGAATATGAGAAGCAGTGCTGGTTTTAAGAGTGGCAGAAAAGCTGCCTCTCAAGTTTGTAATGGCCTAAAGAGCTCCTTTTAGTCTTCTCTTCTTATTTATGTTTCTATCTATCTTGACAATCATGGTTTCTttgataactttttttttctgggTTAAACCATCATTCCCGTTAATGTATTTAAAGAGTGACTGAACTTTTGGGGTTAGTTTAAATGCATGTAGTTTTCTGTTGCTTGATTAGTTTTGCTTAAAACCAATGCAATGTTGCATTTACCTTGCTTTTCACTTTTATCAATGGAAGTTTTGTTTTCTGTCATTGTTTTTGACATTGTTCTAATAGTAGTTTTTTCTGGTTACAGTTAAACTTGGTGTTGGAGGCTTCAGTATGGGTGCAGCTACCTCACTATACTCTGCAACCTGTTTTACTCATGGAAAATACGGAAATGGAAACACATATCCTGCCAATTTGAGCGCAGTTGTAGGACTTAGCGGATGGCTTCCGTGTTCAAAGTTAGTTTCCTATATTAGCACCTTCTTATACGAGCTTGACACTCTCTCTCTTACCACCGTTTTGTCtggtttattgttataatttctGTTCTTTTCCAGGActctgaaaagaaaaatagaaggaaaCAATGAAGCTGCAGGACGTGCTGAGTCCTTGCCAATTTTGCTATGCCATGGAAAAGGTATCTAGTTTTTACCTGCACTATGTAAATTATCATGGATTGGTTATTCTGTTTAGACATGGTGCCAGATTGTTGGCGTTATCTTATCCTCTGGTACTGAACTGGTTGCCATGTCGATTAGCACCATTATTTCGATTAGCAAATAGTAACTGGTATTGAAAGATAGTACTGAATACTAGTTGAGGAATTTGTCCAGCCAAATGTTTAGTGTCAATCCGAGTTTAGCTTTCCATaactagaaaagaaaatacatgtTCTACATTGGACAAGTATTAAAGGGGACTAATAGAAATTACTGGCGTAACTTCTAAAATTACTGCTTTTTCTTAGGGGTCATCGATGAGTTCTACTGATTAGTGGTCGTAGCAAtgtatttcacatttaattagCGATTGTTGTTTTCTAAATTGTGTACTTTTGATGTTATGTGAAGGCCTAGTAGGTTTATTAGGCTTGTCTTGAAGTAATCAAGGAATAAGTTGTTGCGTATTTTACATTGAAAACAAATAGCTGACTGAAAGGTGCCTTTGTGTCCTCAATAGACTAATAAACCTGACTGAAGTGAACATCTCTTTTGCTGTTTACATATCAATAGACTAATAAACCCGACTGAAGTGAACATCTCTTTTGCTGTTTACATATCTGGGCATGAAAGATCATTTTCCCCCGACATTTAAGTAAATATCGTCGTTAGTGAAGCCTAAGCTCATGCTTGGTGCACTTGGTGGCTGCCATTGTTGTTACCAAATTCAGTTGTACTCATATATTAAGTGTAGTTTCATGATTGTCATCAAGGTTACAGATTATATTCATTAGAAAAACGTTATTCGTATATTACATGTTCGGTTGCAGGTGATGATGTGGTTCCATATAAATTTGGCGAGAAATCGTCTCGAGCATTGACTTCAAACGGATTTAAGGACATGACTTTCAAATCCTACAATGGGTATGTATCTTTCATGAGTCTAACAAAACACTTCATATTTCTTATATACCAATCATTGACTTTAACCGAATACTTTGTTTGACAATTTAGGCTTGGTCACTATACAATCCCAGAGGAGATGGAAGAGGTATGTGCTTGGTTAACTTCAAAACTGGGGCT
The nucleotide sequence above comes from Gossypium raimondii isolate GPD5lz chromosome 13, ASM2569854v1, whole genome shotgun sequence. Encoded proteins:
- the LOC105783711 gene encoding uncharacterized protein LOC105783711, giving the protein MSFTGPSVGPGGRTARRALEFGRTYVVRPKGRHQATIVWLHGLGDNGSSWSQLLETLPLPNIKWICPTAPTQPISIFGGFPSTAWFNVGELSEDAPDDIEGLDAAAAHVANLLAAEPADIKLGVGGFSMGAATSLYSATCFTHGKYGNGNTYPANLSAVVGLSGWLPCSKTLKRKIEGNNEAAGRAESLPILLCHGKGDDVVPYKFGEKSSRALTSNGFKDMTFKSYNGLGHYTIPEEMEEVCAWLTSKLGLDGRST
- the LOC105784304 gene encoding uncharacterized protein LOC105784304, whose protein sequence is MATNLLTFRPAGIYASAIPGHTKQDPNRRKSNPSPSSTNWWGPLFGMSSEPDYFDSDNKTDFKEKREVEPGTDTAQKSIRSKFSPGSFTEEKARQLRMMTTNTSSFHDAMYHSAIASRLASDFKDCSDL